In Triticum aestivum cultivar Chinese Spring chromosome 5B, IWGSC CS RefSeq v2.1, whole genome shotgun sequence, the following proteins share a genomic window:
- the LOC123115799 gene encoding uncharacterized protein yields MHLTLEFGGGLELLLEKSTKVHKVDVQPRDGEDKATMKGLLSWVKSNLIKERPEMFMKDNSVYGFSFFLFHLLVFWRKCLETLLPSRICAISFSSSSLQPGAYVITSVSQQQAQSLLPQASWGRLEMNSNRKL; encoded by the exons ATGCATCTCACTCTTGAATTCGG GGGCGGTCTGGAGCTTCTCCTAGAGAAATCCACCAAGGTACACAAGGTGGATGTCCAGCCCAGGGACGGTGAAGACAAG gcCACGATGAAGGGGTTGCTCTCTTGGGTGAAGTCCAATTTGATCAAGGAGCGGCCGGAGATGTTCATGAAGGATAATTCTGTGTAtggtttctcttttttcctttttcatttgcTTGTGTTTTGGCGGAAGTGTCTGGAGACCTTGTTGCCGTCCAGGATTTGTGCTATCAGCTTCTCTAGTTCATCACTTCAGCCTGGTGCCTATGTGATAACTAGTGTAAGTCAACAACAAGCACAAAGCCTTTTgccccaagcaagttggggtaggctagagatgAATTCCAACAGAAAACTGTGA